A DNA window from Acropora muricata isolate sample 2 unplaced genomic scaffold, ASM3666990v1 scaffold_716, whole genome shotgun sequence contains the following coding sequences:
- the LOC136906882 gene encoding uncharacterized protein, giving the protein MPFASSEMRTFAAEWDFEIKPSSPEYPQSNGQSERMIGTVKQLMRKALEESKDIHLALLEYRNTLVAGLKYSPAQLLMSRMLKDKIPVTSELLAPRVAEDAYPALKARQRKQKAYYDRGTKPLPKLNVGDSVRVRLGRRDWTPAVVTQLHSAPRSYLVTTENGRVYRRNRRVINSSAEPPPVVLAAQEETPAVPNVPGSQASTPVGPTQQEGTPQQPSLPDPEVQTTPVRASTRLRRQPLWMADYVTP; this is encoded by the coding sequence TCAAGCCTTCAAGCCCAGAATACCCACAGTCCAATGGGCAAAGCGAGCGAATGATCGGAACAGTGAAGCAGCTCATGAGGAAAGCCCTTGAGGAAAGTAAAGACATACACTTGGCACTACTTGAGTATCGTAATACGCTGGTGGCAGGCCTCAAGTACTCGCCTGCACAACTACTTATGAGTCGAATGCTAAAAGATAAGATACCCGTCACTAGTGAGCTTCTCGCGCCAAGGGTTGCAGAAGATGCTTACCCGGCACTCAAGGCACGACAGCGGAAACAGAAAGCATATTATGATCGCGGAACCAAGCCCCTTCCTAAATTGAATGTTGGTGACAGTGTCAGGGTAAGACTTGGGCGGCGTGACTGGACACCGGCTGTCGTAACACAGCTGCACTCTGCTCCGCGCTCATACTTGGTCACAACGGAGAATGGTCGAGTGTACCGCCGGAACCGGAGGGTTATAAACTCTTCTGCTGAGCCACCGCCAGTTGTATTGGCAGCCCAAGAGGAAACACCCGCTGTCCCAAACGTTCCCGGCTCGCAGGCATCCACCCCGGTAGGACCAACCCAACAGGAAGGGACACCACAGCAGCCATCTCTACCTGACCCTGAGGTGCAAACAACTCCTGTTAGAGCGTCTACTCGTTTGAGGAGACAGCCACTGTGGATGGCAGACTATGTCACTCCGTGA